The following are from one region of the Triticum urartu cultivar G1812 unplaced genomic scaffold, Tu2.1 TuUngrouped_contig_6362, whole genome shotgun sequence genome:
- the LOC125530494 gene encoding 2-oxoglutarate-dependent dioxygenase 21, chloroplastic-like, with product MECTHPNHLLRRRRLEEEEEEEEEEEEEEDNLSTGSMPAAVSGSLLAKSMARHHNHQQRGAAAAAAALPVINIGRLGDKDPAARALVVQDIARACRDRGCFQVVNHGVSKSAMDGALEAASEFFDLPAEHKAAFACDDIRSPVRYDTSSRDGISKARSFLKHYANPLHHWVDDWPTQPATYRKKMGTYAVEMQRLSVQLIGAIVQGLGLDPMYLQEKLGAGLQFIALNNYPQGSSRAGDTVGLAPHSDIGFITILLQSSPGLEVTHHDDGGVWTPVPAIPGALHVHLGDHLEVLSNGRLRSLLHRAILNTDEARISIASIHGAAMDEKVGCAEELVDEQHPRMYRESSFHDFLDFLPTNVKAYRRFVDTLKIDSA from the exons ATGGAATGCACGCATCCGAACCATCTTCTTAGAAGAAGAagattagaagaagaagaagaagaagaagaagaagaagaagaagaagaagacaatctTAGCACCGGAAGCATGCCTGCTGCCGTCTCTGGGAGCCTCTTGGCAAAGAGCATGGCGCGCCACCACAACCACCAGCAgcggggagcggcggcggcggcggcggcattgCCGGTGATCAACATTGGCCGGCTCGGCGACAAGGACCCCGCCGCGCGGGCGCTCGTCGTCCAGGACATCGCCCGGGCGTGCCGCGACCGCGGGTGCTTCCAG GTGGTAAACCACGGCGTCAGCAAGTCCGCCATGGACGGCGCCCTGGAGGCCGCCTCCGAGTTCTTCGACTTGCCCGCGGAGCACAAGGCGGCGTTCGCCTGCGACGACATCCGCAGCCCGGTCCGGTACGACACCAGCTCCCGGGACGGGATCAGCAAGGCCCGGTCCTTCCTCAAGCACTACGCCAATCCCCTCCACCACTGGGTCGACGACTGGCCAACACAACCGGCAACATACAG GAAGAAGATGGGGACGTACGCCGTGGAGATGCAGAGGCTGTCGGTGCAGCTCATTGGGGCCATCGTGCAGGGGCTGGGGCTAGACCCAATGTACCTGCAGGAGAAGCTCGGGGCAGGGCTGCAGTTCATCGCCCTGAACAATTACCCGCAGGGGTCGTCGCGGGCGGGTGACACGGTCGGGCTGGCGCCGCACTCCGACATCGGCTTCATCACCATCCTGCTGCAGAGCTCGCCGGGGCTCGAGGTGACGCACCACGACGACGGCGGCGTCTGGACGCCCGTCCCGGCCATCCCGGGGGCGCTCCACGTCCACCTCGGCGACCACCTGGAGGTGCTGAGCAACGGCCGCCTCCGGTCCCTCCTGCACCGGGCCATCCTCAACACCGATGAAGCGAGGATCTCCATCGCCAGCATCCACGGCGCGGCGATGGACGAGAAGGTCGGGTGCGCCGAGGAGCTCGTCGACGAGCAACACCCGAGGATGTACAGGGAGAGCAGCTTCCATGACTTCCTCGACTTCCTGCCCACCAACGTCAAGGCGTACCGGAGGTTCGTTGACACCCTCAAGATCGACAGTGCTTAA